One genomic region from Bacilli bacterium encodes:
- a CDS encoding Pr6Pr family membrane protein, protein MAKKQIILIVRFAEVIISWLGIIISLGIFEGKLRGNMLLYYTNQSNIICAVVFTALLIYTLKHYRQDNYQSSPSLTRITFLAAIWITVTMLVYWVMLVPYIAPDVAYNFLNIVVHAIVPILMIGEYLFFSLKGSVTKSDLLLSLSFPFIYLVFSFIVGFGNIFTYQYSGGETTRFPYFFMDYDKVGLWMIAYILALFAFFFGIAYLARIYNIKNKGIK, encoded by the coding sequence ATGGCAAAGAAACAAATTATACTTATTGTAAGGTTTGCTGAAGTCATAATTAGTTGGCTGGGGATAATAATTAGCCTGGGCATTTTTGAAGGAAAACTGCGCGGCAATATGCTCCTTTATTATACTAATCAGAGTAATATTATCTGCGCGGTAGTTTTTACCGCCCTTCTGATTTATACTCTCAAACACTATCGACAAGACAATTATCAGTCGAGTCCGTCTTTAACCAGAATCACATTTCTAGCAGCGATTTGGATTACGGTAACAATGCTTGTTTACTGGGTGATGCTGGTTCCCTATATTGCTCCCGATGTGGCCTATAATTTTTTAAATATCGTGGTTCATGCCATCGTGCCCATTTTGATGATAGGCGAATATCTCTTTTTCTCATTAAAAGGGTCAGTTACAAAATCGGATCTGCTGCTGTCATTATCCTTCCCTTTTATTTATCTCGTATTTTCATTTATTGTCGGTTTTGGAAATATTTTCACCTATCAATATTCCGGAGGGGAAACTACGCGATTCCCCTATTTCTTTATGGATTATGATAAAGTCGGTTTATGGATGATTGCATATATCCTCGCCTTGTTTGCCTTCTTTTTTGGAATCGCATATTTGGCGCGAATTTACAACATCAAAAACAAAGGCATCAAATAA
- a CDS encoding GNAT family N-acetyltransferase gives MNISLRLEVKKSDAIDIIRWLENKNITQYLNEDINSIYSLNRIIESGQSDLLTYYLNQDGRFFLIDEKNLGCIGFLNLFTIHHRHTYEIVIAIGEEKNWGKQYGKEAIKMIMRETFLTWRIERLVAKVKKKNERSVNMFEHLHFYKIKETENYFYYSINSIEYLKSLK, from the coding sequence ATGAACATTTCTCTTCGGCTGGAAGTTAAAAAAAGCGATGCCATAGATATAATTCGCTGGTTAGAAAACAAAAATATCACTCAATATTTGAATGAAGATATTAATTCTATTTACTCGCTAAACCGCATTATCGAAAGTGGTCAAAGCGATCTTTTGACCTACTATTTAAATCAGGATGGGCGCTTTTTTCTTATTGATGAAAAAAACTTGGGCTGCATCGGGTTTTTAAATCTTTTTACCATTCATCATCGGCACACTTATGAAATCGTTATCGCCATTGGTGAGGAAAAGAATTGGGGTAAACAATATGGGAAAGAAGCAATTAAAATGATTATGCGCGAAACTTTCCTAACCTGGCGAATCGAACGATTGGTAGCCAAAGTGAAGAAGAAAAATGAGCGTTCCGTTAATATGTTTGAGCATCTTCACTTCTATAAAATAAAAGAAACGGAAAACTACTTTTACTACTCTATCAACAGTATTGAGTATTTAAAAAGTTTGAAGTAA
- a CDS encoding MATE family efflux transporter, which produces MRKFLPNRVFIKRFFQVAVPAMVQQLITFVVSLVDTMMVSGLSNNAVSAVYAVNQISFLYFVIAGGLVAGAGIYIQQFYGSKDYPRLEEAHRYKLIIGIIGLAIIIPLCFIFGRYLIGFYARNDDARDLVMLDALKYAPIIYLSYVPYAFTVAYATSFREIGKTHYPMIASAVALVVNIVGNYIFMYVLSLGVYGAAIATLAARALELVATLLLAQKEKIFSFKTVWTSFHISKPILTRVSKKTAPLLLNEVLWAVGMIILSLAYAQRSNVLSALSVISTMSNLFSIVFLGLSVGISVMVGNTLGQGDVEEAKNNAYKLIFLGVVIGLIIGALFIIFSGVIPLLFDEVTPEQKALASQLLIVYGCFIPIFAIAVCCFVILRTGGKTRLILLLDSFSMWIITVPMTWLIVLFTPLPLVWIYVLVQSVDLLKSAVGLILLKKSNWAVNLTTDFKNDVEMVA; this is translated from the coding sequence ATGAGAAAATTTTTACCCAACCGCGTCTTTATAAAACGATTCTTTCAAGTGGCGGTGCCAGCAATGGTCCAACAATTGATAACTTTTGTCGTGAGTTTGGTCGACACAATGATGGTCAGTGGACTTAGCAATAATGCCGTTTCTGCAGTATATGCTGTCAACCAGATCAGTTTTCTTTATTTCGTTATTGCCGGGGGCTTAGTGGCTGGTGCGGGCATTTACATTCAACAATTTTATGGCAGCAAAGACTATCCTCGCTTGGAGGAAGCCCATCGCTATAAGCTTATCATCGGCATCATCGGTCTAGCGATAATAATTCCTTTATGTTTTATTTTTGGCCGTTACTTAATCGGCTTTTACGCCCGTAATGATGATGCGCGCGACCTAGTGATGCTGGATGCGTTAAAGTATGCACCTATTATATATTTGTCCTATGTACCATATGCCTTTACAGTGGCTTATGCCACTAGTTTTCGTGAGATTGGGAAAACCCATTATCCGATGATTGCCAGTGCAGTCGCTCTGGTAGTCAATATTGTCGGCAATTACATATTTATGTATGTTTTATCACTCGGTGTTTATGGGGCGGCGATTGCCACATTGGCGGCGCGAGCCTTGGAGTTAGTTGCCACTTTACTATTGGCGCAGAAGGAAAAGATATTTTCTTTTAAAACAGTATGGACTTCCTTTCATATATCAAAGCCGATATTGACGCGGGTAAGCAAGAAGACAGCCCCCCTTTTACTCAATGAAGTCCTTTGGGCGGTCGGTATGATTATTCTATCTCTAGCCTATGCTCAAAGAAGCAATGTATTAAGCGCCCTAAGCGTGATTTCAACGATGAGCAACCTTTTCTCAATTGTCTTTTTGGGCCTGTCGGTTGGAATATCGGTTATGGTCGGGAATACATTAGGGCAAGGAGATGTTGAAGAAGCCAAGAATAATGCCTATAAATTGATATTTTTGGGTGTGGTTATCGGATTAATAATCGGCGCTTTATTCATTATTTTCTCTGGGGTTATTCCTCTTCTATTTGATGAAGTAACGCCCGAGCAGAAGGCTCTGGCTAGCCAGTTATTGATCGTCTATGGCTGCTTTATTCCTATTTTTGCAATCGCGGTTTGTTGCTTTGTCATTCTTCGAACGGGAGGCAAAACACGATTGATCCTTTTACTTGATTCTTTCTCTATGTGGATCATTACCGTCCCGATGACATGGCTTATCGTCTTATTTACACCCCTACCTTTGGTGTGGATTTATGTCCTTGTTCAATCAGTTGATTTATTGAAGTCGGCAGTCGGTCTGATTTTACTTAAAAAGAGTAATTGGGCAGTCAATCTAACGACCGATTTTAAAAATGACGTTGAAATGGTTGCCTAG